DNA sequence from the Tepidisphaeraceae bacterium genome:
CTTCAGCATCAGGTTGGGCCCGTAGACCCGGTCGGTCAGTTCCGCCTTGTGCAGGAAGTTCATCGCCCAGCGGACCGGCATGCCGTCGGGACAGAGCAGGTCGAAGTCGTTCAGGCGGTACTTGTGTTCCTTGTCCAGCACGCCGGTCATCACGCCGTGCACCGCCATCGCGGAGATGGTCATGGCGCGACCCTCCTTGGCGGCGGCCGCAATGCGCTCGACGGCGCCCTCGTAATCGACGGCGTCGATCTTCACACCCAGAATGCTGTGCTTCCCTTTGTCGATCATGGCGGTACGGCTCGCTAGCGGTCAGGTCCCCTGCTCATCCGTCAACGTCCTTACAACCGGACGCTGGACGCACCCATCGCTTGTGGCCTGGCAGCACGATGCTCGGTCGTCTGTCAGGTCGTAAGCGGCTTTGCGGTTAGTTCGTTCGTTAGTGTGCGCCGGCGGGCTGCATCCAACGCTCGACGTTCATCTCGTAGATCTGCGTGATGATGTCATTGACGTTGTATCGCAGCTTCCAGTTCGGGTAATGCGTCTGGAATTTCGTCAGATCGCTGACGTACCAGATGTGGTCGCCGGTGCGGTTGGCTTCCTTGTACTCCCACTGCATCGGGGTGCCGGTGACCTTCTCGGAGATCTCGATCGCCTCCAGCATCGAGCAGTTGCTGAACCGCCCACCACCGATGTTGTAGACCTCGGCGACGCGCGGGGCGCGGAAGAAGGCGTCGAACGCGGCGATGAGGTCGCCGGCGTGGATGTTGTCGCGGACCTGCTTGCCCTTGTAGCCGAAGACGCTGTACGGCGTGCTGGTCGCGTTGCACTTGACCAGGTAGGCCAGGAACCCGTGCAGCTTCGTGCCGCTGTGGTTCGGGCCCGTGAGGCAGCCACCGCGGAAGATCGCGGTCTTCATGCCGAAGTAGCGGCCGTACTCCTGCACCAGCACGTCGGCGGCGACCTTGCTGGCGCCGAAGAGGCTGTGCGTGCTCTGGTCGATCGACATGCTCTCGGGAATGCCTCCCACCCAGGCGTGCGACGGGTCGATCTCCCAGCGCTTCTCCTGCTCGATCAGCGGCAGGTAGTTCGGCGTGTCGCCGTAGACCTTGTTGGTGCTGGTGAAGATGAAGACGGCGTCGGGGGCAAACCGGCGGGCGGCCTCCAGCATGTTGTGCGTGCCGACGGCGTTCACGCCGAAGTCGGTGTTCGGTTCCTTCGCGGCCCAGTCGTGAGACGGTTGGGCGGCGGTGTGGACGATCAGCTTGATGCTGCTGCCGTACTTCTGAAAGATCGCGTCGATCGCGGCACCGTCGCGGATGTCGGCCTCGACGTGCGTGTAGTTCTTGCCCAACTCCTCTTCCAACCGGCCACGCTGCCACTTGGTGGATGCTTCGGCCCCGAAGAACTTCGAGCGCATGTCGTTGTCCACGCCAATGACGTGGAGGCCCTGTGTCGCAAAATAACGGCTGGCTTCGGATCCGATCAAACCTGCGGAACCAGTGATGATGGCTACGGACATTATGCGATTTCCAATGTTAAAGTCAGACAATCAGCCCCTGCAGGCGCGGTCACACCACAGGATAGCTATGACATACGCTACGGCTAAATTCAAGCGAGGGTTTAGCGCGCTCAGCAGTAAATCTCGAATGCGATCGGGTATTGAATGAGGTCCGGACGGACCAAATGCAGCTTCCGCAGCCGGACCTCAGGACGCAGCCCGGGTGAGGCGGCAACCGTATCGTCATTGGCTACCGACATTTGCGTAGATGAGGTCGCCACGGGTGCCATGCAGAGCAGGGCCACGAGCAGGGCCGAACGAAAAATTTTGCACCCACGAGACATCGGCGGCCTTCCCACAAAAAGAAGCGCGGTGTGCGATTGCCGGTGGTTCAGTCACGGCGCCCGCATTTCATCTAAAGTACCGCGTGTCAAACAATCCGCCAACGGAAAATCGGACACCCGGTTCAAGGTACCGGCGACTTGAGTGAAAATGGGCAGGTCAGGCCGATTCGGACTCGGCGTTGTTCATTTCCTGGGTGGTCTCAGCGGCCTCGTTGGCGGCGGTGTGCGCCGCCATGGTCGCCGTCAGGCTGTGCAGCAGCAAAGGTTTGATCATGGTGAATGCGCTGCCAAGCACGGTCGTCAGGATGGACGCCATCTTGCCGTGTCCCGCCGCGTGACCGTTCCCGTCCGCGTAGGCCGCCGTGGTGGCGTGCGGGGGCACCGGGTGCAGCGCCCGCTCGATCTCCGCCAGTCGTTTGAGGGCGGCGTCGCGCTTGTTGGGCGTGATGACCGCGCCCGTCGCGAACCCCGCGACCGCGCCGGCGGCGACGGTGGCCCAAGGGTGGTCCTTGGCGACCGCGTGCACGTTCAGGCCCTTCATCAGCCGTTGCCGTGCCTCGTCCAGCGTCTTGCCCATGGCCTTTGAGGCGTCGTCAGCCTGACGCTGCAGGTACTGCGCCTCGGTCGTGGTTCCCGGCTTGTCGGTGTTCGATGATTCAGCCATTGATGTGCTCCGGTTGGACGCCATCCGGTTGATGGGCGCGCTCGGCGGCAGTGTGACCGAAGTTCATGTGCTGCCGGCGATGCATCGCCTCGTACTTACGCTCCGTCTGCTCGCGCGACCGCTTGGCCATCATACGCATGAGCAGCAGGACCCCGCCCACCAGCGCCCCGATGAACAGCAGCCCGACCAGCAGGTTTGCCAGCCAGAACATCCCGCCGAACAACGCGCCCAATGCCCCGGCGATGCCGACCATGAGCAGCACGGTCGCCGTGATGGTCGCCGTCAGCCCAACGAAGGCCGCGACCACGCCCAGCACGGCGTACAGCGCCAGGTTGCGCGCCGACGACTTGAAGCCGTCCGTCTTCGCCGAGATGTACTGCACGAGGTACGCCTGCGCCTCCTTCAGGTTGTCGAAGGCGGACTTGACCGAGTCGGTCGTGGCACCGGTGGCCGGCTCGG
Encoded proteins:
- a CDS encoding NAD-dependent epimerase/dehydratase family protein; this translates as MSVAIITGSAGLIGSEASRYFATQGLHVIGVDNDMRSKFFGAEASTKWQRGRLEEELGKNYTHVEADIRDGAAIDAIFQKYGSSIKLIVHTAAQPSHDWAAKEPNTDFGVNAVGTHNMLEAARRFAPDAVFIFTSTNKVYGDTPNYLPLIEQEKRWEIDPSHAWVGGIPESMSIDQSTHSLFGASKVAADVLVQEYGRYFGMKTAIFRGGCLTGPNHSGTKLHGFLAYLVKCNATSTPYSVFGYKGKQVRDNIHAGDLIAAFDAFFRAPRVAEVYNIGGGRFSNCSMLEAIEISEKVTGTPMQWEYKEANRTGDHIWYVSDLTKFQTHYPNWKLRYNVNDIITQIYEMNVERWMQPAGAH
- a CDS encoding phage holin family protein; its protein translation is MPIETPPRFSTEPEPATGATTDSVKSAFDNLKEAQAYLVQYISAKTDGFKSSARNLALYAVLGVVAAFVGLTATITATVLLMVGIAGALGALFGGMFWLANLLVGLLFIGALVGGVLLLMRMMAKRSREQTERKYEAMHRRQHMNFGHTAAERAHQPDGVQPEHING